Proteins from one Oscillatoria nigro-viridis PCC 7112 genomic window:
- a CDS encoding aminotransferase class V-fold PLP-dependent enzyme: MINEYWLLDRNITFLNHGSFGACPIPVLEAQTAFREQLEREPLRFLMREFEPLLDNARNQLAAFIGASEDDLAFVPNATTGVNAVLRSLYFSPGDELLTTNQEYNACRNTLNFVAERTGAKVIVAEVPFPIESPDQIIEAIIKCVSPQTKLALLDHVVSQTGLIFPIKQLVGELANRGVDVLVDGAHAPGMVALNLDEIGAAYYTGNCHKWLCAPKGAGFLYVRRDKQDAIRPTTISHGANSPRADKSRFQLEFDWMGTVDPSPYLCVPVAIDFMGSLLSGGWPELMAKNHALALAGRKILADKLDLPLPCPDEMVGSMAVVPLPDSQSDVVAKGGIPPLQEALWEIFKIEVPVIPWPDASKQLVRLSAQLYNTLPQYQYLAKALVELTRI, translated from the coding sequence ATGATTAACGAATATTGGTTGCTCGATCGCAATATAACTTTCCTCAATCACGGCTCTTTTGGGGCCTGTCCGATTCCCGTACTGGAAGCGCAAACCGCTTTTCGGGAACAACTGGAAAGAGAACCTTTGCGCTTTTTAATGCGGGAATTTGAACCCTTATTGGATAATGCAAGAAATCAGTTAGCCGCCTTTATCGGTGCGAGTGAGGATGACTTAGCCTTTGTCCCGAATGCGACCACGGGAGTAAATGCAGTTTTGCGATCGCTCTATTTTTCTCCGGGAGACGAATTGCTCACTACAAATCAGGAATACAACGCTTGCCGCAACACACTTAATTTTGTAGCCGAGCGTACAGGCGCTAAAGTAATAGTAGCAGAAGTCCCCTTTCCCATTGAGTCACCCGACCAAATTATTGAAGCAATAATTAAGTGCGTTTCACCGCAAACAAAGTTAGCCTTATTAGACCACGTTGTGAGCCAAACAGGTTTAATCTTTCCCATCAAACAGTTAGTCGGTGAGTTAGCTAACCGTGGCGTGGATGTATTGGTAGACGGAGCTCACGCGCCGGGAATGGTAGCACTGAATTTAGATGAAATTGGCGCGGCTTACTATACGGGAAATTGCCACAAGTGGCTGTGCGCGCCGAAAGGTGCGGGCTTTTTATACGTGCGGCGCGACAAGCAAGATGCCATTCGACCAACTACAATCAGTCACGGTGCTAACTCGCCCCGCGCTGATAAATCCCGCTTTCAACTAGAATTTGACTGGATGGGAACAGTCGATCCGAGTCCCTATTTGTGCGTGCCTGTAGCTATTGATTTTATGGGTTCTTTGTTGAGCGGCGGCTGGCCGGAATTGATGGCGAAAAATCATGCTTTAGCATTGGCGGGTAGAAAAATATTGGCGGACAAATTAGATTTGCCACTGCCTTGTCCTGATGAAATGGTGGGTTCGATGGCAGTTGTGCCACTGCCAGACTCCCAGTCTGATGTGGTTGCAAAGGGAGGAATTCCACCTTTGCAAGAGGCGCTGTGGGAGATTTTTAAAATTGAAGTTCCGGTGATTCCTTGGCCGGATGCTAGCAAGCAGTTGGTGAGGCTCTCGGCTCAGTTATACAATACTTTGCCGCAGTATCAATATTTAGCTAAGGCGCTGGTTGAGCTGACGAGAATTTGA
- a CDS encoding GumC family protein: MESTENGIGFQEYWQILKRRWLPALAVFASVLALTAYTTLKQKAVYEAEGKLLFKKTTPGSALTELGKEIGQLTPAAEQSNPLTTEIELIRSLENVEKTINILQLKDETNNHLKAKFFLKNLTIATIRGADILTVSYKDQNPKIAADVVKNLMNFYIDNNQKVNRLEAVSVRQFIERKLPKSDKAMRKAAAELSKFKEDNKVVNLEEEAKSAVAVMAGLESQIDQAKSDLLKASAKSKAFEDELQMNPQQALTASNLSQSSTVQEALKEYKQIERQLAIEQNRYVETSPVITRLETKKATMKALLDQQIQQVLGGQQPLQNPSLQIGEVKPKLIEEFIKVDVERQGLAERVTILSNALAGYRQRVKLLPKLEKEKRELERKLQEAEADYEELQKKLQQIRITENQQVGNARIIQQASVPTEPVRSRKSLLLVSGGLLGTLLAIGVAMLLESQDKSVKTIEEARELFGFTLLGVIPFHKKPDKNPRRNSRPLKSAAQDLELSPRQIVVRDTPHTSSSAAYRMLQANLRFLSSDKELKVIVVSSSLPQEGKSTVSANLAVAIAQLGRKVLLVDADMHCPVQHRIWELPNQVGLSNVIVGQAGFGDAIAQVMDNLDVLTCGVIPPNPMALLDSQRLTSLIKQFSATYDAVIVDTPALNVAADALILGNKADGILLVVRPGVLHSGTVAFAKELLKKSNQHVLGLVVNGVSPKNEPHSHYYFTNESYTQEQSPGIKKTNNQ, from the coding sequence ATGGAATCAACTGAAAATGGTATTGGATTTCAGGAATACTGGCAGATTCTCAAACGCAGGTGGCTGCCAGCCTTAGCTGTGTTTGCCTCGGTTCTGGCACTCACCGCCTACACCACGCTGAAGCAAAAAGCAGTTTATGAAGCAGAAGGAAAGCTGTTATTTAAGAAAACAACTCCTGGATCTGCTTTAACAGAATTGGGAAAAGAAATCGGACAGTTGACTCCTGCGGCGGAGCAAAGTAACCCTCTGACTACGGAGATAGAACTGATTCGTTCTCTAGAAAATGTAGAAAAAACTATAAATATACTTCAGTTAAAAGACGAAACAAATAATCATTTGAAAGCAAAATTTTTTTTAAAAAACCTGACAATAGCTACTATTCGTGGAGCTGATATCCTAACGGTTTCATACAAAGACCAAAACCCAAAAATAGCAGCGGATGTCGTAAAAAACCTGATGAACTTTTATATTGACAACAATCAAAAAGTGAATCGCTTAGAAGCTGTATCTGTTCGACAGTTTATTGAAAGGAAACTGCCTAAGTCCGACAAAGCTATGCGGAAAGCAGCGGCAGAATTGAGCAAATTTAAAGAAGATAATAAAGTGGTAAATCTTGAAGAAGAAGCTAAATCAGCAGTGGCAGTTATGGCAGGACTCGAAAGTCAAATCGACCAAGCTAAGTCAGATTTGCTCAAGGCAAGTGCTAAGTCTAAAGCATTTGAAGATGAATTACAAATGAATCCCCAGCAAGCATTGACCGCCAGCAATCTCAGCCAATCTAGCACAGTGCAGGAAGCTCTCAAAGAATACAAACAAATAGAGCGGCAGTTAGCAATTGAGCAAAATCGCTACGTGGAAACTTCGCCTGTGATAACTAGGTTAGAAACTAAGAAAGCTACTATGAAAGCTTTACTAGACCAACAAATACAACAAGTTTTAGGCGGACAACAGCCGTTGCAAAATCCAAGTTTACAGATAGGAGAAGTGAAACCAAAACTGATCGAAGAATTTATCAAGGTAGATGTAGAACGCCAGGGTTTGGCTGAGCGAGTTACTATTTTATCAAATGCTCTAGCTGGCTACAGGCAGCGGGTAAAACTTTTGCCGAAGCTAGAGAAGGAAAAGCGGGAACTTGAAAGGAAACTCCAAGAAGCCGAAGCTGATTATGAAGAATTGCAGAAAAAACTCCAGCAAATTCGGATTACTGAAAATCAGCAAGTGGGTAATGCTCGGATTATCCAACAGGCGAGTGTTCCGACAGAACCAGTGCGTTCTCGCAAGTCTTTATTGCTGGTATCGGGCGGCTTGTTGGGAACTCTGCTGGCGATAGGTGTGGCGATGCTTTTAGAGTCTCAAGATAAGTCTGTCAAAACTATTGAAGAGGCGAGGGAATTGTTTGGGTTTACTTTGTTGGGGGTGATTCCTTTTCATAAAAAGCCTGACAAAAATCCTCGGCGTAATTCCCGCCCGCTTAAGTCTGCAGCACAGGATTTAGAGCTCTCTCCCCGACAGATTGTGGTTAGAGATACTCCTCATACTTCGAGCAGTGCTGCTTACCGAATGCTTCAGGCAAATCTGAGGTTTTTGAGTTCGGATAAAGAGCTGAAAGTGATTGTTGTCAGTAGTTCGCTACCGCAAGAAGGCAAGTCTACTGTATCGGCTAATTTGGCTGTAGCTATAGCTCAATTAGGAAGGAAGGTTTTGTTGGTAGATGCGGATATGCACTGTCCTGTTCAACATCGGATTTGGGAACTTCCCAATCAAGTAGGCTTGAGCAACGTGATAGTCGGACAAGCTGGATTTGGGGATGCGATCGCCCAAGTTATGGATAATTTAGATGTGCTGACTTGCGGGGTGATTCCGCCTAATCCAATGGCTCTGTTGGACTCGCAGCGGCTCACTTCGTTAATTAAGCAATTTTCGGCTACTTATGATGCAGTTATCGTTGATACTCCTGCTTTGAATGTTGCTGCTGATGCTCTGATTCTCGGAAATAAAGCCGATGGGATTTTATTGGTAGTGCGACCTGGAGTTCTTCATTCTGGTACTGTGGCTTTTGCGAAGGAGCTATTGAAGAAATCAAATCAGCACGTTCTGGGCTTAGTGGTGAATGGAGTAAGTCCTAAAAACGAACCGCACAGCCATTACTATTTTACCAATGAATCTTACACTCAAGAGCAGAGTCCTGGTATTAAAAAAACGAATAACCAGTAA
- a CDS encoding molybdenum cofactor guanylyltransferase, with the protein MTNDNHQIAVIVLAGGQSSRMGRDKAMLEIDGKSLLQRALEVAAVVTPEVYVLTAWPDRYRSTLTETSQFLVEYNPGSGPLVALTQGLTEIAAEWILLLACDLPLLDAQIIQNWASQLTEFPPSTLAVVPYQNSRWEPLCGFYRQKALPSLQSFIDKGGRSFQAWLNQISAIPLPVGEREAVMLSNCNTLEEFEQLKGKMVNG; encoded by the coding sequence ATGACTAATGACAATCATCAAATTGCTGTAATTGTACTTGCAGGCGGTCAAAGTTCGCGGATGGGTAGGGATAAAGCTATGCTGGAAATTGACGGCAAATCCCTATTGCAGCGGGCGTTGGAAGTTGCCGCAGTTGTAACCCCCGAAGTTTATGTTCTGACTGCTTGGCCCGATCGCTATCGATCGACCTTAACCGAAACATCCCAATTTCTGGTAGAGTACAATCCGGGCTCCGGGCCCTTGGTTGCATTGACTCAGGGATTGACAGAAATTGCCGCCGAGTGGATTTTACTGTTAGCTTGCGATTTGCCTTTGTTGGATGCCCAGATTATTCAAAACTGGGCAAGTCAGTTAACAGAGTTTCCCCCATCAACTTTAGCAGTTGTGCCTTATCAAAATTCGCGCTGGGAGCCTTTGTGCGGCTTCTACCGCCAAAAAGCTCTGCCCAGTTTGCAAAGTTTTATTGACAAAGGGGGACGTTCCTTTCAAGCGTGGTTAAATCAAATCTCCGCAATCCCTCTACCTGTAGGGGAACGAGAAGCAGTAATGTTATCCAATTGCAATACATTAGAAGAGTTTGAGCAATTAAAAGGTAAAATGGTTAACGGTTGA
- a CDS encoding PAS domain S-box protein: protein MSFNHNFIPQDGCCQWQPQLMGLHAVSNLLIALAYYSIPAILTYYARKQRDVPLSKGFLLLGAWFFCGGTNHLMQVWMLVYPSYWLSSSIAALTAIISLWALASLIPRISQVLALAGAAYFPGNTALGTENVDRLQADSAIKNSVASPTTELQQINEQLLAEITQRERVEDLLLDTVGKLQESEERFRVFQELSLDGFNVFRSIRDESTIVDFEWEYVNPAAGKIQHSTPGELIGKRLLQVLPGHKDNNLFDRYVQVVETGIPLDTEIYYNSEGIVGWFRIMTVKLGDGIAISFGDITERKQVEASLREALQKLTSHFENTPLAVIEWDENFRISGWSPAAEKIFGWDKIEVLGKRFSEWNFIYQGDFEEVKSAIYSLKKPENRCNVVRNSNYNKYGSLVRCEWYNSAFYSDSGQLISVLSLVLDVTERFKFLEVLRQSEERFRIAAESASDLIYEWDIETDIVLWFGQVDEHLEYEKGGFPRTRAAWNKILHPIDRDRVLAAVDRYLSAPDSSAAPFFQEYRVQCQRGGLLHWIDRGKAVLDKQGNPCKWIGVISDITARKEAEEQRNWALAREQAARREAEASELLYRVLAEAIPQIVWSARADGWCDYYNQRWFEYTGLTLEETQGWGWQLALHPDDVENCVESWKSSVETGKTYEVEYRFKRASDGAYRWHLGRALPVRDAEGKILKWFGTCTDIDDRQRSAQTAYFSAQALALLSSASLDYEEALQGLADLTVPALGDWCCVHLLDADGSIRLQAVAHSDPSKVALLWQIDRRMPLDPQGRHGVAKVLRTGESKLYPEIPEWVIQAVVPDRELQLVLRSQSQVLSAICVPLIARGRTLGAISLLCGESGRRCGQEDLVLLEDLARDAAVAIDNARLYREAAEANRIKDQFLGTLSHELRTPLNAILGWAQMLRQRKLTPEKTAVGLETIERNARLQTQMIEDLLDVSRIVSGKVCLKLFPVDLVPIVETAVKALLPDAEARGIELASFCGEGVSSVRGDATRLQQVVWNLLSNAIKFTPPSGRVEITLSEDGKPGAAGGAILSGPSPVHSVSIVVRDTGIGISKEFLPFVFDRFRQADSTSTRNYGGLGLGLAIVRHLVELHGGTVWAESPGEGLGSTFGVRLPI, encoded by the coding sequence ATGTCATTTAACCACAATTTTATTCCGCAAGATGGCTGTTGCCAGTGGCAACCCCAGTTGATGGGACTGCACGCGGTCAGCAATTTGTTAATTGCCTTGGCTTATTATTCAATTCCAGCAATTCTGACATACTATGCCCGGAAGCAGCGGGACGTGCCTTTGAGCAAGGGGTTTCTCCTATTGGGAGCCTGGTTTTTCTGCGGCGGGACAAATCATTTGATGCAAGTTTGGATGCTGGTGTATCCCAGCTACTGGCTGTCAAGTTCGATCGCCGCCTTAACCGCTATCATCTCTTTGTGGGCTTTAGCGTCCCTGATACCCCGGATTTCTCAAGTGTTGGCTTTGGCTGGGGCGGCCTATTTTCCAGGAAATACGGCGCTGGGAACTGAAAATGTCGATCGACTGCAAGCCGACTCTGCTATTAAAAATTCCGTCGCATCCCCCACAACCGAACTCCAGCAAATTAACGAGCAATTGCTTGCAGAAATAACACAGCGCGAGCGAGTCGAGGACCTCCTGCTTGACACTGTAGGCAAGTTGCAAGAAAGCGAAGAACGCTTCCGCGTTTTTCAGGAATTATCTCTAGACGGATTTAACGTGTTCCGCAGCATTCGCGACGAATCCACAATTGTGGATTTTGAATGGGAATACGTCAATCCCGCAGCGGGAAAAATTCAGCATAGTACCCCGGGCGAATTAATCGGCAAGCGATTGCTGCAAGTGCTGCCGGGCCATAAAGATAACAATTTGTTCGACCGTTACGTGCAAGTTGTAGAAACAGGAATTCCCCTCGATACCGAGATTTATTACAACAGCGAAGGCATTGTCGGCTGGTTTCGGATTATGACCGTTAAATTGGGCGACGGTATTGCTATTTCTTTTGGCGATATTACTGAGCGCAAGCAAGTAGAAGCATCCCTGCGCGAGGCGCTGCAAAAACTCACTTCTCATTTTGAGAATACTCCCCTAGCGGTGATTGAGTGGGATGAAAACTTTCGTATCAGCGGCTGGTCGCCGGCGGCAGAGAAGATTTTTGGCTGGGACAAAATAGAAGTTTTAGGCAAGCGTTTTAGCGAATGGAACTTTATTTATCAGGGCGATTTTGAAGAGGTAAAATCTGCAATTTATAGTTTAAAAAAACCAGAAAATCGCTGCAATGTAGTTCGGAACAGCAATTATAATAAGTACGGTTCGTTGGTACGCTGCGAATGGTACAATTCGGCTTTTTACAGCGATTCTGGACAGTTGATATCGGTGCTGTCTCTGGTTTTGGACGTGACGGAACGCTTTAAATTTCTGGAAGTGCTGCGACAGTCTGAAGAGCGGTTTCGGATTGCTGCAGAAAGTGCCAGCGATTTGATTTACGAATGGGATATCGAGACCGACATCGTGCTGTGGTTCGGTCAGGTAGACGAACATTTAGAGTACGAAAAAGGCGGATTTCCGAGGACAAGAGCAGCTTGGAACAAGATCTTGCACCCGATCGACCGCGATCGAGTTTTGGCCGCAGTCGATCGGTATTTGAGCGCGCCAGACAGTTCTGCCGCCCCATTTTTTCAGGAATACCGCGTTCAGTGCCAGCGGGGCGGCTTGCTCCACTGGATCGATCGGGGCAAAGCAGTGCTTGACAAACAAGGAAATCCCTGCAAATGGATCGGCGTGATTAGCGATATCACCGCTCGCAAAGAGGCCGAAGAACAGCGGAATTGGGCATTGGCGCGGGAACAGGCCGCCCGTCGCGAAGCCGAAGCCAGCGAACTGCTTTACCGCGTCCTCGCTGAAGCCATCCCGCAAATAGTTTGGAGTGCCAGAGCTGACGGCTGGTGCGACTACTACAACCAGCGCTGGTTTGAATATACTGGCTTGACGCTGGAGGAAACTCAAGGCTGGGGGTGGCAGCTAGCCCTGCATCCAGATGACGTGGAAAATTGCGTAGAAAGCTGGAAAAGCTCGGTGGAGACAGGGAAGACTTACGAGGTGGAATACCGCTTTAAACGGGCATCTGACGGGGCTTACCGCTGGCATCTGGGCAGGGCATTGCCCGTGCGGGACGCTGAGGGGAAAATTCTCAAATGGTTCGGGACTTGTACGGATATTGACGATCGCCAGCGATCGGCCCAGACAGCCTATTTTAGCGCTCAAGCTTTGGCTTTGCTGTCGTCGGCTTCCCTGGATTACGAGGAGGCGCTGCAAGGTTTGGCAGATTTAACAGTACCCGCGCTGGGGGATTGGTGCTGCGTGCATTTGCTCGATGCCGACGGCTCGATCCGCTTGCAAGCAGTTGCTCACTCAGATCCGAGCAAAGTCGCTCTGCTGTGGCAAATCGATCGGCGTATGCCGCTCGACCCCCAGGGACGGCACGGAGTAGCAAAGGTGCTGCGGACTGGTGAGTCGAAGCTCTACCCAGAAATACCGGAATGGGTGATCCAGGCTGTTGTGCCGGACAGGGAACTGCAGTTGGTGCTGCGATCCCAATCCCAGGTGCTGTCGGCAATCTGCGTGCCGCTGATCGCTCGCGGGCGGACGCTGGGAGCGATTTCGCTGCTGTGCGGGGAGTCGGGCCGCCGCTGCGGGCAGGAGGATTTGGTTTTGCTGGAGGATTTGGCGCGGGATGCGGCGGTGGCGATCGACAATGCCCGGCTTTACCGGGAAGCAGCGGAGGCCAACCGGATTAAAGACCAGTTTTTGGGAACGCTTTCTCACGAGTTGCGGACGCCTCTGAACGCCATTTTGGGCTGGGCGCAGATGCTGCGGCAGCGCAAGTTGACTCCCGAAAAAACGGCCGTCGGTTTGGAGACTATTGAGCGAAACGCGCGGTTGCAGACTCAGATGATTGAGGATTTGCTGGACGTTTCCCGGATTGTGAGCGGCAAAGTGTGTTTGAAGCTGTTCCCGGTGGATTTGGTGCCGATTGTAGAAACGGCGGTGAAGGCGCTGCTCCCTGATGCTGAAGCTCGGGGAATTGAATTGGCGAGTTTTTGCGGCGAAGGGGTGAGCTCGGTGAGGGGCGATGCTACTCGTTTGCAGCAGGTGGTGTGGAATTTGCTCTCGAATGCTATTAAGTTTACGCCGCCGTCGGGTCGCGTGGAAATCACGCTCTCGGAGGATGGGAAACCGGGAGCAGCCGGTGGCGCTATCTTGTCTGGGCCGTCTCCGGTTCACTCTGTTTCGATCGTTGTCAGAGATACGGGAATTGGCATCAGCAAGGAGTTTTTGCCCTTTGTGTTCGATCGCTTCCGCCAAGCTGACAGCACTTCTACGCGCAATTACGGCGGGCTGGGACTGGGATTGGCGATCGTCCGCCATCTCGTGGAACTCCACGGCGGCACTGTCTGGGCCGAAAGTCCTGGGGAAGGACTCGGCTCGACTTTCGGAGTGCGGCTGCCAATTTAG
- a CDS encoding DUF6717 family protein: MSNAMMVIYPYREQYTWVFDDERVGLVREPFVQGVPEMINALVADIPNAAQGFRLLFSANPFPGYQAEMLWLKAEYGGNWYRWESKNLEGWLCPAMFKYFPEAPPKFYCKAEKLQ, from the coding sequence ATGTCCAATGCCATGATGGTAATTTACCCCTATCGCGAACAGTACACCTGGGTTTTTGACGACGAGCGAGTCGGACTTGTCCGAGAACCATTTGTTCAGGGCGTCCCCGAAATGATTAACGCGCTTGTCGCAGACATTCCCAATGCCGCTCAAGGTTTCCGACTCTTATTTTCAGCCAATCCATTTCCCGGATATCAAGCAGAAATGCTGTGGTTGAAAGCAGAATACGGCGGTAACTGGTATCGGTGGGAATCGAAAAATCTCGAAGGCTGGCTGTGTCCGGCTATGTTCAAATACTTTCCAGAAGCACCGCCCAAGTTTTACTGCAAAGCTGAAAAACTGCAATAA
- a CDS encoding anthranilate phosphoribosyltransferase family protein, whose amino-acid sequence MSDAFRELLRKIGSGVHTGENLTRSEAAAATRMMLLGEATPAQIGAFMISHRIKRPTGEELAGMLDAYEELGPVLAPPNREKGFSVSTVAVFGVAYDGRSRTAPISPITALILAASGVPSLMHGGDTMPTKEGIPLIEIWRGLGVDWRKLSLEKVQQVFDNTGLGFVYLPKHFPQAAALVPYRREIGKRPPFSTMELMWCPCTGDVNVISGYVHPPTEGMFQQAFELRGIKNYTTVKGLEGSCDLPRDRTAIIGIAKPDAEFERLLLSHGDYGFSSTNPALESASELFKQMQEVLLGKPSELMQSAIWNGGFYLWRSGVCLDMNSGLIEAENLLNSGQVVQKLEEVSHAVSVLS is encoded by the coding sequence ATGAGTGACGCATTTAGAGAATTGCTGCGAAAAATTGGCAGCGGAGTACACACAGGAGAAAACTTAACTCGATCCGAAGCAGCAGCAGCCACGCGGATGATGCTGCTGGGGGAAGCAACACCGGCTCAAATCGGAGCTTTTATGATTTCCCACCGCATTAAACGGCCCACTGGGGAAGAATTAGCCGGAATGCTCGATGCTTATGAAGAATTGGGGCCAGTGCTTGCCCCCCCAAACCGAGAAAAAGGGTTTTCCGTCTCTACCGTCGCCGTGTTTGGCGTTGCTTACGACGGGCGATCGCGCACGGCTCCAATTAGCCCAATAACCGCCCTAATTTTAGCCGCCTCTGGCGTGCCAAGTCTCATGCACGGGGGAGATACCATGCCAACCAAGGAAGGCATTCCCCTGATTGAAATTTGGCGCGGTTTGGGAGTTGACTGGAGAAAACTGAGTTTAGAAAAAGTCCAGCAAGTTTTTGACAATACAGGTTTGGGTTTTGTTTACCTTCCCAAGCATTTTCCTCAAGCCGCCGCTTTAGTTCCCTACCGCCGCGAAATTGGTAAACGGCCACCTTTTTCGACAATGGAGTTGATGTGGTGTCCCTGTACCGGCGACGTTAACGTCATCTCCGGTTACGTCCACCCGCCCACAGAAGGTATGTTTCAACAAGCCTTTGAGTTGCGGGGAATCAAAAATTATACCACAGTCAAAGGATTGGAGGGAAGCTGCGATTTGCCGCGCGATCGTACTGCGATTATCGGCATTGCTAAGCCGGATGCCGAGTTCGAGCGACTGCTTTTATCCCACGGAGATTACGGTTTTAGCAGCACAAATCCTGCCTTGGAATCAGCCTCTGAGTTATTCAAACAAATGCAGGAAGTGTTGCTGGGAAAACCCTCGGAATTGATGCAGTCCGCTATCTGGAACGGCGGATTTTATCTGTGGCGCAGCGGAGTTTGTTTGGATATGAACTCGGGTTTGATTGAGGCAGAAAATTTGTTGAATAGCGGTCAAGTCGTGCAAAAACTTGAGGAAGTTAGCCACGCCGTTAGTGTTTTGAGTTGA
- a CDS encoding LysR family transcriptional regulator, with protein sequence MRLEQLQAFLSVAETGSFQQAARKCGVTQSTISRQVQGLEAEVGLSLFHRTAHAKLTVGGECLLPHARKICQTWQNAAEELGDLLAGKQPELCVAAIHSVCAAYLPPVLQKFCRDYPDVQLRVTSLGSDRALKVLKDGLVDIAVVMNNRYFTQAPEMLVEVLYNEPIEVLMAAGHPLAQYDRVPWPELICYPQVVFKDGYGMQRMVQEQFGRIGAKLHAVLELNTLDAFRGVVRQGELIALLPHSALVEAKTDRTLAVRSIAQERSNSKVSAIGQSAADLTSCTILENGQDAHSTKDEFSRFTGILPVPKRLIENGTTSQTDPAWTREVVLVTTHDRMQIPPIAHFWNLVREFVPPCDVIKLEKSGS encoded by the coding sequence ATGCGCTTAGAGCAGCTTCAAGCATTTCTTTCAGTTGCTGAAACTGGTAGCTTTCAGCAAGCAGCCCGGAAGTGTGGCGTAACCCAATCGACTATTAGCCGCCAAGTGCAGGGATTAGAAGCGGAAGTGGGTTTGTCGCTGTTTCACCGCACGGCCCACGCGAAACTGACTGTGGGAGGGGAATGCCTGCTGCCTCACGCTCGCAAAATCTGTCAGACTTGGCAAAATGCTGCAGAAGAATTGGGAGACTTACTGGCGGGAAAGCAGCCAGAACTTTGCGTGGCTGCGATTCATTCAGTTTGCGCTGCTTATTTGCCGCCTGTACTGCAAAAGTTTTGCCGCGACTATCCAGACGTGCAGTTGCGGGTGACTTCCCTGGGTAGCGATCGAGCTCTGAAAGTCCTCAAAGACGGTTTGGTGGACATCGCGGTGGTGATGAACAACCGCTATTTTACTCAAGCCCCGGAAATGTTGGTTGAGGTGCTCTACAATGAGCCGATCGAGGTGTTGATGGCGGCGGGTCATCCCCTGGCCCAGTACGATCGAGTACCTTGGCCGGAATTGATTTGTTACCCGCAAGTGGTGTTTAAGGACGGGTACGGAATGCAGCGGATGGTGCAAGAACAATTTGGACGCATCGGTGCTAAACTTCATGCTGTTTTGGAACTCAACACTCTTGATGCTTTTCGGGGTGTGGTGCGGCAGGGAGAATTGATTGCTTTGCTGCCGCATTCAGCTTTGGTGGAGGCGAAAACCGATCGCACTTTAGCCGTTCGGTCGATCGCCCAAGAGCGGTCAAATTCCAAGGTTTCGGCGATCGGTCAATCGGCGGCCGATCTAACATCTTGCACCATTCTCGAGAACGGGCAAGATGCCCATTCCACAAAAGATGAATTTTCTCGCTTCACAGGCATCTTGCCTGTTCCTAAAAGGCTGATTGAGAATGGTACAACATCTCAGACCGATCCCGCTTGGACTCGCGAAGTGGTGTTGGTGACAACTCACGATCGAATGCAAATTCCGCCGATCGCCCATTTCTGGAATCTGGTACGCGAATTTGTGCCGCCATGTGATGTCATCAAGCTAGAAAAATCAGGGAGTTAA